In Pseudorasbora parva isolate DD20220531a chromosome 20, ASM2467924v1, whole genome shotgun sequence, a single window of DNA contains:
- the LOC137048713 gene encoding shaker-related potassium channel tsha2, with product MTVVPGENLEETVALAALSQDVYDPERADQECCERVVINISGLRFETQLKTLAQFPATLLGDPRKRMRFFDPLRNEYFFDRNRPSFDAILYYYQSGGRLRRPVNVPVDIFMEEIKFYELGEEVIENFKEDEGFIKEEERPLPENEFQRQVWLLFEYPESSGPARGIAIVSVLVILISIVIFCLETLPEFREDGKMPQEHLSINGTASLKKPNPFTDPFFIVETLCIIWFSFELLVRFLACPSKPAFFKNIMNTIDIVAIIPYFITLGLELAEHQGNGQQAMSLAILRVIRLVRVFRIFKLSRHSKGLQILGKTLQASMRELGLLIFFLFIGVILFSSAVYFAETDDPESGFSSIPDAFWWAVVSMTTVGYGDMCPVTIGGKIVGSLCAIAGVLTIALPVPVIVSNFNYFYHRETEHGEQIEYTHVTCGQQQPSFGEFKRSDSKGSLSKSDYLDSEDGDSIKHTNCSPHKAYTGKLTDV from the coding sequence ATGACTGTGGTGCCCGGCGAGAACCTCGAAGAGACTGTTGCATTGGCAGCCCTGTCCCAAGATGTTTACGACCCTGAACGGGCAGACCAGGAGTGCTGCGAGCGGGTGGTTATCAACATCTCCGGACTGCGCTTCGAAACCCAATTGAAAACCCTGGCGCAATTCCCTGCCACCTTACTCGGTGACCCCAGGAAAAGAATGCGCTTCTTTGACCCTCTGAGGAACGAGTACTTCTTTGACAGGAACCGACCGAGTTTTGATGCCATCCTCTACTACTATCAGTCTGGAGGCAGGCTGAGGAGACCCGTCAATGTTCCTGTGGACATCTTTATGGAAGAAATCAAATTCTACGAGTTAGGAGAAGAAGTCATTGAGAATTTTAAGGAGGATGAGGGCTTCATCAAGGAGGAAGAGCGACCTTTGCCAGAAAACGAGTTCCAGAGGCAGGTCTGGCTGCTGTTCGAGTACCCCGAGAGCTCTGGACCCGCGAGGGGCATCGCAATAGTCTCAGTGCTCGTCATTTTGATATCAATTGTCATCTTTTGCTTGGAGACTTTACCTGAGTTTAGGGAGGACGGGAAAATGCCCCAGGAGCACCTCTCAATCAATGGCACTGCTAGTTTAAAGAAGCCCAATCCCTTCACAGACCCATTCTTTATTGTGGAGACCCTCTGTATAATCTGGTTCTCCTTTGAACTGCTCGTGAGGTTTCTCGCGTGTCCGAGCAAGCCAGCCTTCTTTAAGAATATCATGAACACAATCGACATCGTGGCCATTATTCCCTACTTCATCACCTTGGGTCTGGAGTTGGCCGAGCATCAGGGCAACGGCCAGCAAGCGATGTCTCTGGCCATCCTGAGGGTCATTCGCTTGGTGCGGGTGTTCCGCATATTCAAGCTCTCCAGACACTCAAAGGGGCTTCAGATCCTGGGAAAGACCCTGCAAGCGAGCATGCGGGAACTGGGTCTCCTCATTTTCTTCCTTTTCATCGGAGTTATACTGTTCTCCAGCGCGGTGTATTTCGCCGAGACGGACGACCCCGAATCGGGGTTCAGCAGCATCCCCGATGCCTTCTGGTGGGCAGTGGTTTCCATGACAACTGTAGGTTACGGGGACATGTGCCCAGTCACCATCGGTGGCAAAATAGTGGGCTCTTTATGTGCCATCGCTGGTGTGCTCACCATTGCTCTACCAGTGCCCGTCATCGTGTCCAATTTCAATTACTTCTACCACAGGGAGACCGAGCACGGGGAGCAGATTGAGTATACGCATGTGACGTGTGGCCAGCAACAACCCTCGTTTGGGGAATTTAAAAGGAGTGACAGCAAAGGGTCCCTTTCCAAATCAGACTATCTGGATTCGGAGGATGGAGATTCCATCAAACACACCAACTGCAGCCCCCATAAAGCATACACAGGGAAGCTCACTGATGTATGA